From a single Miscanthus floridulus cultivar M001 chromosome 8, ASM1932011v1, whole genome shotgun sequence genomic region:
- the LOC136471444 gene encoding uncharacterized protein isoform X2: MNHVCSYKGGEPSDINIDVDPRDELAKEWGWEMLLPFKCDPEWSDYCNYLGQYFKRHHNVIAEVTGISLVDAAETCLKKEGELVSLWDRRMKECTDEILPITTFILSSLIQEFADKVKRTGERLSDVSTAALLCISKEADLICELLKHGAEPTDGFIQQSSMIRMCALSLMHLQGSRAIDAAAAMVGITKECKLMCDWIKKEDKLITFSFFTRHEPLECCLICARTLDVMLSILKESSFPSSKMWLDLVANN; encoded by the exons ATGAATCATGTTTGTTCCTACAAAGGTGGAGAACCGTCGGATATAAATATTGATGTAGATCCTAGAG ATGAGTTGGCAAAGGAATGGGGCTGGGAAATGCTGCTGCCATTCAAGTGTGACCCTGAGTGGTCTGACTATTGCAACTACCTTGGGCAATATTTCAAGCGCCATCACAATGTTATTGCTGAAGTTACTGGCATCAGCTTGGTTGATGCGGCCGAAACT TGTCTCAAGAAGGAGGGTGAACTTGTGTCTTTGTGGGACCGTAGAATGAAAGAATGCACGGATGAGATCTTACCCATTACCACTTTCATTCTGAGTAGCCTTATCCAGGAGTTTGCAGACAAAGTCAAACGCACAGGAGAGAGACTTTCTGATGTTTCCACCGCAGCTTTGTTG TGTATTAGCAAGGAGGCTGACCTGATATGTGAGCTTCTAAAGCATGGTGCTGAGCCTACTGATGGCTTCATCCAGCAGAGCAGCATGATCCGCATGTGCGCCTTGAGCCTTATGCACCTACAAGGATCCCGTGCCATtgatgccgccgccgccatggtg GGCATCACAAAAGAGTGCAAATTGAtgtgtgattggataaaaaaagAGGACAAGCTTATCACCTTCAGCTTTTTCACACGGCACGAGCCTCTGGAATGCTGCTTGATTTGCGCCAGAACCTTGGACGTTATGCTCAGCATACTGAAAGAGTCTTCCTTTCCTTCTTCCAAG ATGTGGCTTGATCTAGTGGCTAATAACTAG
- the LOC136471444 gene encoding uncharacterized protein isoform X1: MWSSDEDSGEEEMELRPVKITPWVWVLKDLDELAKEWGWEMLLPFKCDPEWSDYCNYLGQYFKRHHNVIAEVTGISLVDAAETCLKKEGELVSLWDRRMKECTDEILPITTFILSSLIQEFADKVKRTGERLSDVSTAALLCISKEADLICELLKHGAEPTDGFIQQSSMIRMCALSLMHLQGSRAIDAAAAMVGITKECKLMCDWIKKEDKLITFSFFTRHEPLECCLICARTLDVMLSILKESSFPSSKMWLDLVANN, encoded by the exons ATGTGGAGCTCGGACGAAGACTCCGGGGAGGAGGAGATGGAATTGCGTCCTGTGAAGATTACACCGTGGGTTTGGGTTCTCAAGGACTTAG ATGAGTTGGCAAAGGAATGGGGCTGGGAAATGCTGCTGCCATTCAAGTGTGACCCTGAGTGGTCTGACTATTGCAACTACCTTGGGCAATATTTCAAGCGCCATCACAATGTTATTGCTGAAGTTACTGGCATCAGCTTGGTTGATGCGGCCGAAACT TGTCTCAAGAAGGAGGGTGAACTTGTGTCTTTGTGGGACCGTAGAATGAAAGAATGCACGGATGAGATCTTACCCATTACCACTTTCATTCTGAGTAGCCTTATCCAGGAGTTTGCAGACAAAGTCAAACGCACAGGAGAGAGACTTTCTGATGTTTCCACCGCAGCTTTGTTG TGTATTAGCAAGGAGGCTGACCTGATATGTGAGCTTCTAAAGCATGGTGCTGAGCCTACTGATGGCTTCATCCAGCAGAGCAGCATGATCCGCATGTGCGCCTTGAGCCTTATGCACCTACAAGGATCCCGTGCCATtgatgccgccgccgccatggtg GGCATCACAAAAGAGTGCAAATTGAtgtgtgattggataaaaaaagAGGACAAGCTTATCACCTTCAGCTTTTTCACACGGCACGAGCCTCTGGAATGCTGCTTGATTTGCGCCAGAACCTTGGACGTTATGCTCAGCATACTGAAAGAGTCTTCCTTTCCTTCTTCCAAG ATGTGGCTTGATCTAGTGGCTAATAACTAG